One genomic segment of Ipomoea triloba cultivar NCNSP0323 chromosome 9, ASM357664v1 includes these proteins:
- the LOC116028883 gene encoding chloride channel protein CLC-c isoform X1, translated as MDKDEVDIENAAERNGAGWERHDDGAESHEDWSPEHIREPLLLSKSRVNNTSQIAIIGANVCPIESLDYEILENDLIKQDWRSRKKVQIFQYIFLKWTLAFLIGLVTGIVALFNNLAVENIAGFKLLLSNNLMLKGKYFQAFAAMAGCNLILAICAGFLCAFVAPAAAGSGIPEVKAYLNGVDAHSILAPSTLFVKIFGSIFGVAAGFVVGKEGPMVHTGACIANLLGQGGSRKYRLTWKWLRLFKNDRDRRDLITCGAAAGVAGAFRAPVGGVLFALEEAASWWRSALLWRTFFTTAVVAVVLRTFIQFCRSGKCGLFGQGGLIMFDVHSNVPDYNTTDLLAIMLLGILGGVLGSLYNYLVDKVLRTYSIINERGPGFKILLVMTISILTSCCLFGLPWLARCRPCPPGFESVCPTEGRSGDFKNFQCPAGQYNDLASLFLNTNDDAIRNLFSSRDESEFLLSTLFLFFAGVYVLGIITYGIAVPSGLFIPVILAGASYGRLVGNFLGSVSNLDAGLFALLGAASFLGGTMRMTVSLCVIMLELTNDLLMLPLMMLVLLISKTVADCFNKGVYDQIVKMKGLPFMEAHAEPYMRHLVAGDVCSGPLITFSGVEKVGNILHALKITGHNGFPVIDEPPFSESPELCGLVLRSHLVVLLNGKNFSKQQGLMGSQILRRFHAFDFAKPGLGKGLKVDDLNITEEEMEMYVDLHPITNTSPYTVVETMSLAKAAILFRELGLRHLCVVPKRIGRPPIVGILTRHDFMPEHILGLYPSINPHGHG; from the exons ATGGATAAGGACGAGGTTGATATAGAGAATGCGGCGGAGAGGAATGGAGCGGGTTGGGAGCGACACGATGACGGGGCGGAGAGTCACGAGGATTGGTCACCGGAGCATATCAGGGAGCCTTTGCTTCTCTCCAAGAGCAGAGTCAATAACACATCGCAGATTGCCATTATTGGAGCCAATGTTTGCCCCATCGAAAGCCTCGATTACGA GATTCTTGAAAATGACCTAATTAAACAGGATTGGAGGTCAAGGAAGAAGGTTCAGATATTCCAATACATATTTCTCAAATGGACGCTTGCATTTCTCATTGGATTGGTTACAGGGATTGTAGCCCTTTTTAATAACCTTGCAGTGGAGAATATTGCTGGTTTCAAACTTCTACTTAGTAACAACTTAATGCTCAAGGGAAA GTATTTTCAGGCATTTGCTGCAATGGCTGGTTGCAATCTGATTCTCGCAATTTGTGCTGGATTCCTATGTGCATTTGTTGCGCCTGCAGCTGCTGGCTCTGGTATTCCTGAAGTGAAAGCATATCTCAATGGTGTGGATGCTCATTCAATATTGGCTCCAAGTACCCTATTTGTCAAG ATTTTTGGTTCCATCTTTGGTGTTGCTGCTGGATTTGTTGTGGGAAAAGAAGGGCCCATGGTTCATACAGGTGCTTGCATAGCAAACTTACTTGGACAGGGAGGTTCCCGCAAGTATCGTTTGACTTGGAAATGGCTTAGACTCTTCAAAAATGACCGGGACCGTAGGGATTTGATCACCTGTGGAGCTGCAGCTGGTGTTGCAGGTGCTTTCCGTGCCCCAGTTGGAGGTGTCCTTTTTGCCCTTGAAGAAGCTGCTTCatg GTGGCGGAGTGCACTTCTTTGGAGAACCTTTTTCACAACTGCTGTAGTGGCTGTGGTTCTCAGAACTTTTATCCAATTTTGTCGGTCTGGGAAATGTGGACTATTTGGACAAGGAGGCCTGATTATGTTTGATGTTCATTCAAATGTGCCTGACTATAACACTACAGATCTGCTGGCAATTATGTTACTTGGAATACTTGGAGGTGTTTTGGGAAGCCTATACAACTATCTTGTGGACAAGGTTCTTCGAACCTACAGCATAATCAATGA AAGAGGTCCAGGTTTCAAGATATTGCTTGTCATGACCATTTCTATCTTGACTTCTTGTTGCTTGTTTGGCCTTCCTTGGTTGGCAAGATGCAGACCTTGCCCCCCAGGGTTCGAGAGTGTATGCCCTACTGAAGGTCGATCTGGGGACTTCAAGAATTTCCAGTGTCCAGCAGGGCAATACAATGATCTTGCGTCCCTCTTTCTGAACACAAATGATGATGCCATACGTAATTTGTTCAGTTCAAGAGATGAGAGTGAATTTCTACTCTCTAccctatttttgttttttgctgGGGTTTACGTCCTTGGGATTATTACTTATGGAATTGCTGTTCCATCTGGGCTCTTCATTCCTGTCATCCTTGCTGGAGCCTCATATGGGCGTCTTGTTGGGAACTTCTTGGGTTCTGTCTCCAATCTTGATGCGGGTCTCTTTGCCCTGCTTGGTGCTGCCTCCTTTCTTGGTGGGACGATGAGGATGACTGTGTCACTATGTGTGATTATGCTTGAACTCACAAATGATCTCTTAATGCTCCCACTGATGATGCTAGTTCTGCTTATATCAAAAACCGTGGCTGATTGTTTTAACAAAGGGGTCTACGACCAAATTGTGAAGATGAAGGGTTTGCCTTTCATGGAAGCTCATGCTGAACCATACATGAGGCATTTGGTTGCTGGGGATGTTTGCTCTGGACCCCTGATAACCTTTTCTGGTGTTGAGAAAGTCGGCAACATCTTACATGCTTTAAAGATAACTGGACACAATGGGTTTCCGGTAATTGATGAGCCACCTTTCTCTGAATCACCAGAGTTATGTGGGCTTGTTCTTAGGTCACATCTGGTCGTTTTGCTGAATGGAAAGAATTTCTCCAAACAGCAGGGGTTGATGGGTTCACAAATCTTGAGGAGGTTTCACGCATTTGATTTTGCAAAGCCGGGTTTAGGAAAGGGGCTTAAAGTTGATGATTTGAATATCACGGAGGAGGAGATGGAGATGTATGTTGATCTCCATCCTATCACAAATACGTCTCCTTACACTGTAGTGGAGACTATGTCTCTGGCAAAAGCTGCAATACTCTTTCGAGAGCTTGGTCTCAGACACTTGTGTGTTGTCCCTAAGCGCATTGGG AGACCACCAATTGTGGGAATCTTGACGCGACATGATTTCATGCCCGAGCATATCTTGGGACTCTACCCTAGCATCAATCCCCACGGCCACGGCTAG
- the LOC116028883 gene encoding chloride channel protein CLC-c isoform X2, producing the protein MAGCNLILAICAGFLCAFVAPAAAGSGIPEVKAYLNGVDAHSILAPSTLFVKIFGSIFGVAAGFVVGKEGPMVHTGACIANLLGQGGSRKYRLTWKWLRLFKNDRDRRDLITCGAAAGVAGAFRAPVGGVLFALEEAASWWRSALLWRTFFTTAVVAVVLRTFIQFCRSGKCGLFGQGGLIMFDVHSNVPDYNTTDLLAIMLLGILGGVLGSLYNYLVDKVLRTYSIINERGPGFKILLVMTISILTSCCLFGLPWLARCRPCPPGFESVCPTEGRSGDFKNFQCPAGQYNDLASLFLNTNDDAIRNLFSSRDESEFLLSTLFLFFAGVYVLGIITYGIAVPSGLFIPVILAGASYGRLVGNFLGSVSNLDAGLFALLGAASFLGGTMRMTVSLCVIMLELTNDLLMLPLMMLVLLISKTVADCFNKGVYDQIVKMKGLPFMEAHAEPYMRHLVAGDVCSGPLITFSGVEKVGNILHALKITGHNGFPVIDEPPFSESPELCGLVLRSHLVVLLNGKNFSKQQGLMGSQILRRFHAFDFAKPGLGKGLKVDDLNITEEEMEMYVDLHPITNTSPYTVVETMSLAKAAILFRELGLRHLCVVPKRIGRPPIVGILTRHDFMPEHILGLYPSINPHGHG; encoded by the exons ATGGCTGGTTGCAATCTGATTCTCGCAATTTGTGCTGGATTCCTATGTGCATTTGTTGCGCCTGCAGCTGCTGGCTCTGGTATTCCTGAAGTGAAAGCATATCTCAATGGTGTGGATGCTCATTCAATATTGGCTCCAAGTACCCTATTTGTCAAG ATTTTTGGTTCCATCTTTGGTGTTGCTGCTGGATTTGTTGTGGGAAAAGAAGGGCCCATGGTTCATACAGGTGCTTGCATAGCAAACTTACTTGGACAGGGAGGTTCCCGCAAGTATCGTTTGACTTGGAAATGGCTTAGACTCTTCAAAAATGACCGGGACCGTAGGGATTTGATCACCTGTGGAGCTGCAGCTGGTGTTGCAGGTGCTTTCCGTGCCCCAGTTGGAGGTGTCCTTTTTGCCCTTGAAGAAGCTGCTTCatg GTGGCGGAGTGCACTTCTTTGGAGAACCTTTTTCACAACTGCTGTAGTGGCTGTGGTTCTCAGAACTTTTATCCAATTTTGTCGGTCTGGGAAATGTGGACTATTTGGACAAGGAGGCCTGATTATGTTTGATGTTCATTCAAATGTGCCTGACTATAACACTACAGATCTGCTGGCAATTATGTTACTTGGAATACTTGGAGGTGTTTTGGGAAGCCTATACAACTATCTTGTGGACAAGGTTCTTCGAACCTACAGCATAATCAATGA AAGAGGTCCAGGTTTCAAGATATTGCTTGTCATGACCATTTCTATCTTGACTTCTTGTTGCTTGTTTGGCCTTCCTTGGTTGGCAAGATGCAGACCTTGCCCCCCAGGGTTCGAGAGTGTATGCCCTACTGAAGGTCGATCTGGGGACTTCAAGAATTTCCAGTGTCCAGCAGGGCAATACAATGATCTTGCGTCCCTCTTTCTGAACACAAATGATGATGCCATACGTAATTTGTTCAGTTCAAGAGATGAGAGTGAATTTCTACTCTCTAccctatttttgttttttgctgGGGTTTACGTCCTTGGGATTATTACTTATGGAATTGCTGTTCCATCTGGGCTCTTCATTCCTGTCATCCTTGCTGGAGCCTCATATGGGCGTCTTGTTGGGAACTTCTTGGGTTCTGTCTCCAATCTTGATGCGGGTCTCTTTGCCCTGCTTGGTGCTGCCTCCTTTCTTGGTGGGACGATGAGGATGACTGTGTCACTATGTGTGATTATGCTTGAACTCACAAATGATCTCTTAATGCTCCCACTGATGATGCTAGTTCTGCTTATATCAAAAACCGTGGCTGATTGTTTTAACAAAGGGGTCTACGACCAAATTGTGAAGATGAAGGGTTTGCCTTTCATGGAAGCTCATGCTGAACCATACATGAGGCATTTGGTTGCTGGGGATGTTTGCTCTGGACCCCTGATAACCTTTTCTGGTGTTGAGAAAGTCGGCAACATCTTACATGCTTTAAAGATAACTGGACACAATGGGTTTCCGGTAATTGATGAGCCACCTTTCTCTGAATCACCAGAGTTATGTGGGCTTGTTCTTAGGTCACATCTGGTCGTTTTGCTGAATGGAAAGAATTTCTCCAAACAGCAGGGGTTGATGGGTTCACAAATCTTGAGGAGGTTTCACGCATTTGATTTTGCAAAGCCGGGTTTAGGAAAGGGGCTTAAAGTTGATGATTTGAATATCACGGAGGAGGAGATGGAGATGTATGTTGATCTCCATCCTATCACAAATACGTCTCCTTACACTGTAGTGGAGACTATGTCTCTGGCAAAAGCTGCAATACTCTTTCGAGAGCTTGGTCTCAGACACTTGTGTGTTGTCCCTAAGCGCATTGGG AGACCACCAATTGTGGGAATCTTGACGCGACATGATTTCATGCCCGAGCATATCTTGGGACTCTACCCTAGCATCAATCCCCACGGCCACGGCTAG